Part of the Desulfobacterales bacterium genome, TGCTCGGTACCCATCAACCGGGCGCCGCCGACGCGGACGGTAAACACCTGATCGCCGCTTTCAGCAACGTGAACCAGCACGCCGGGTTGCAGAATCTCATGATACAGCCATTTCCCTTTATTCTTTGCAATAACGGGAGGATAAAATTCATCATATTTTCGCGGGCCGATGTCGGATATCCTGTTTTTCATCGGTTCGTTCGGATCATATCCCGAAGAAATAAAAGCCATAGTTGCCCCCTTCCTACCTTAGATGGTGTTTTCTGAATTCAGTGATGTCTCGCTCGAAACCGCCCGGCACTTCTTCCTCTTTCCAGAAGATGTACGGGTTGTGGCGCGGTTCCTGAACATGCTGCGGAATTGCCGGAAGGTTCGTGGCTTCCAACAGTTTCTGAAAACCCTGACGTTTCATCAGCTCGCCGAGACGCTCACGGTTTTTGCCTTCTTCCATCCACCAGTCCCAGATGCTTTCAATGACTTCCTTGATTTCGTCATAAGGCTCTTCGACCTTTAAAAACGGAACCAGCAAAGAGCCCATTTGGGCGCCATCAAGGATCGGGGCCTTGGCGCCGACCAGCATGGAAAGGCCTCTATCTTCACCGATCCGCAATGCGCGGGGCATTACGTTGATGCAGTGCATACAGCGGGTGCATTCCTTGTCGTCGATCTTAAGCGTTTTGCCGTCCATCCACATGCATTTGGTGGGGCAAAGATCGATCACTTCTTTTTGAATATCAAATTTACCCCAGTCGCGACCGGAGTGGGCGCCGGCATTGGGGGGCAGCTCGCCGCCAATATAGGCCTGAACCGCTTCCTGATCAATGCGGATATTGTCTTTCCAGGTACCGATAAAGGAGATGTCCGCGCGCGCGATCGATGCGACGCAGCAGTTGGGGCATCCGTCAAATTTAAATTTAAATTTGTACGGGAATGCCGGCCGGTGAAGCTCATCCTGATAGTCGTTGGTCAGGGTATGGCAGAGGGCCTGGGTGTCGTAACAGGCATATTCACATCGCGACTGACCAATACAGTCCGCCGGAGTTCGCAGGTTGGAGCCGGAGCCGCCCAAATCCTGGTTCATGTTGTGAGTCAATTCAAAAAAGACTTCTTCCAGCTGCGGGGTGGTGGTTCCAATCAGAATAATATCACCGGTAGAGCCATGCATATTGGTGACGCCGCTGCCGCGAAAATCCCACAGGTCGCACAGCGTTCGCAAATATTCTGTTGTATAATATTTCCCAGCCGGCTGGGCAACGCGCATGGTATGAAAATGGGCCACACCCGGAAACATGGTCGGCTGATCACAATATCGGCCGATAACGCCGCCGCCATAACCGAAAACACCTACGATACCACCATGTTTCCAATGGGTCCGGCCATGTTTAAAAGAAAGCTCCAGCACGCCCAGCAAATCATCGACACAATCCTGCGGAATCTGGAATTCTACGTTATTCGCGTTTTTTGCCCTTGCTTCGGCCTGCTGTTTGAGATCGGACACGAAACTCGGCCACGGCCCAGTTTCAAGCTGGTCCAACAAAGGGGTTTCATGCTTTGCCATATGCTACCTCCAATTTTGTTTATAAGTAACTAACCTCTTGTCGTTAAAACCCTATTATCCCCTGAGGGGAGCAGTCTAACTCACCTCCTCTCAATTCGAAAGATA contains:
- the dsrA gene encoding dissimilatory-type sulfite reductase subunit alpha; this encodes MAKHETPLLDQLETGPWPSFVSDLKQQAEARAKNANNVEFQIPQDCVDDLLGVLELSFKHGRTHWKHGGIVGVFGYGGGVIGRYCDQPTMFPGVAHFHTMRVAQPAGKYYTTEYLRTLCDLWDFRGSGVTNMHGSTGDIILIGTTTPQLEEVFFELTHNMNQDLGGSGSNLRTPADCIGQSRCEYACYDTQALCHTLTNDYQDELHRPAFPYKFKFKFDGCPNCCVASIARADISFIGTWKDNIRIDQEAVQAYIGGELPPNAGAHSGRDWGKFDIQKEVIDLCPTKCMWMDGKTLKIDDKECTRCMHCINVMPRALRIGEDRGLSMLVGAKAPILDGAQMGSLLVPFLKVEEPYDEIKEVIESIWDWWMEEGKNRERLGELMKRQGFQKLLEATNLPAIPQHVQEPRHNPYIFWKEEEVPGGFERDITEFRKHHLR